The following proteins are encoded in a genomic region of Acetobacter oryzoeni:
- the thiL gene encoding thiamine-phosphate kinase encodes MIQNKPSSQTDLPQEFAFIRQHFSALAGAAALELRDDAAVFTPPEGRELVIAADGMVENVHFLPDDPPETIGRKLLRCNLSDLAAMGSRPEGWLLTFARPPHITEQWVAQFCKGLKADQEQFGLQLLGGDTTSTRGPLVLSLTILGSVLPGQAIRRQGAQAGDGLWVTGTIGDGALGLRALQGEIADPSGYLAQRYRLPQPRIGLPLYGLASAAMDISDGLLQDAGHLARENTLHVTIHAEAVPLSDAARQTSPKWLETCLTGGDDYEILFAVPAQHEATLLENGTLDTVCGPVQVTRIGEFTQGPTGVTVLDSAGKNLQFRSHGWSHL; translated from the coding sequence ATGATACAGAACAAACCCAGCAGCCAGACTGATCTGCCGCAGGAATTTGCGTTTATCCGGCAGCATTTTTCTGCTCTGGCTGGTGCTGCTGCCCTTGAGTTGAGGGATGATGCCGCTGTTTTCACGCCGCCAGAAGGGCGGGAATTGGTGATTGCAGCGGATGGCATGGTGGAAAATGTTCATTTTCTGCCAGATGATCCACCAGAAACCATTGGCCGCAAGCTGCTACGCTGCAATCTGTCTGATCTGGCAGCCATGGGCAGTCGCCCAGAAGGTTGGCTACTAACGTTTGCGCGGCCGCCCCATATTACCGAACAGTGGGTAGCGCAGTTCTGTAAGGGGCTGAAAGCGGATCAGGAGCAATTCGGGCTTCAGTTATTGGGGGGTGATACAACCTCTACCCGTGGCCCGCTGGTGTTATCCCTGACCATTCTTGGTTCTGTGTTGCCGGGGCAGGCTATCCGCCGACAAGGCGCACAAGCTGGCGATGGCTTGTGGGTTACCGGCACCATTGGCGATGGTGCGTTGGGCTTACGCGCCCTTCAAGGTGAAATAGCTGATCCATCCGGGTATCTGGCACAGCGTTACCGTCTGCCGCAGCCCCGTATTGGTTTGCCTTTATACGGCCTTGCCTCTGCTGCCATGGATATTTCAGACGGCCTGCTACAGGATGCAGGGCATTTGGCGCGTGAAAACACATTGCATGTGACCATCCACGCAGAGGCCGTGCCTCTATCAGACGCAGCCCGCCAAACCAGCCCAAAATGGCTGGAAACGTGCCTGACTGGCGGCGATGATTATGAGATCTTATTTGCCGTTCCTGCTCAGCACGAAGCCACGTTGTTAGAAAACGGCACGTTAGATACTGTTTGCGGCCCCGTACAAGTCACCCGTATAGGGGAATTTACGCAGGGACCTACAGGCGTAACGGTTTTGGATAGCGCAGGCAAAAACCTGCAATTCCGTTCCCACGGGTGGAGCCACCTTTAG
- the nusB gene encoding transcription antitermination factor NusB yields MTELQDEPRLKGAQRPRTAARVAAVQALFQIDQNGDRPENVIEQFLVHRFGTTLDGASYEDGCIPEADTQLFSHIVRLVTSMRTQVTQEVEKTLPETWPIARLDPVLRALLLAAAAEATEGDAPAPVLINEYMDVAHAFFSGDEPRLVNGVLDTLFKRLAAERNHDTEQTQQPD; encoded by the coding sequence ATGACAGAATTACAGGATGAACCCCGTTTGAAAGGGGCACAACGCCCCCGTACGGCAGCACGCGTTGCCGCTGTGCAGGCCCTGTTCCAGATTGACCAGAATGGAGACCGCCCAGAAAACGTTATTGAGCAGTTTCTGGTCCATCGGTTTGGCACAACGCTGGATGGCGCAAGCTATGAAGATGGCTGCATTCCAGAAGCCGATACGCAGCTTTTCAGCCATATTGTGCGGCTGGTCACCTCCATGCGCACGCAGGTTACGCAGGAAGTTGAAAAAACACTTCCAGAAACATGGCCCATTGCACGGCTAGACCCGGTATTGCGCGCATTGCTTCTGGCTGCTGCTGCAGAAGCCACAGAAGGTGATGCACCTGCTCCTGTGCTGATCAATGAATACATGGACGTAGCCCATGCGTTCTTCTCTGGTGACGAACCGCGCCTTGTGAACGGCGTTCTGGATACGCTCTTCAAACGTCTGGCGGCTGAACGGAACCATGATACAGAACAAACCCAGCAGCCAGACTGA
- the glpD gene encoding glycerol-3-phosphate dehydrogenase, protein MTTPTASPARIYDLLIVGGGVNGAGIARDAVGRGASVLLVEQDDLASYTSSSSTKLIHGGLRYLEYYEFRLVREALMERERLLKMAPHIMWPLRFVLPHSKLVRPAWMLKAGLFLYDHLASNMTLPKSRGIDFRTHSSGAALKPEYTKGFVYSDGWVQDSRLVVLNAMDAAERGADVRTRTRLIAASRANGVWEATLEDRATGKTTTVRAKALVNAAGPWVARLLADTLKIPNSKSVRLVKGSHIIVPRVYEGPQAYIFQNPDKRIVFAIPYEQKFTLIGTTDIPWKQEPGKVEIAPDEVTYLCESVNRYLNVQVKESDVVWSYAGLRPLYDDASANASAVTRDYVLDLDTQDGAPLLSIFGGKITTYRKLAEHALEKLAPVLPAVGGQSWTAQEVLPGGDLGDGGFDQALARLRRTAPWLPEGLAWRLMRNYGSRTYEIIGEANSMQDMGEVLGGDLTSREVDYLISREWARTAEDVLWRRSKLGLHLNDAEKANVEAYVGKKLA, encoded by the coding sequence ATGACCACACCTACTGCATCTCCCGCCCGCATTTATGATCTGCTCATTGTTGGAGGAGGGGTAAACGGCGCAGGCATCGCACGAGATGCTGTTGGCCGTGGCGCCTCTGTTCTGCTGGTAGAGCAGGATGACCTTGCCAGCTATACATCATCTTCCAGCACAAAGCTGATCCACGGCGGGCTGCGTTACCTGGAATATTACGAATTCCGCTTGGTGCGCGAAGCACTGATGGAACGCGAACGCCTGCTGAAAATGGCACCGCATATCATGTGGCCGCTTCGGTTCGTGTTGCCACATTCCAAGCTGGTTCGTCCGGCATGGATGCTCAAGGCTGGCCTGTTCCTTTACGATCACCTTGCTTCCAACATGACACTGCCGAAGTCTCGCGGTATTGATTTCCGCACGCACTCATCCGGCGCGGCGCTGAAGCCCGAATACACCAAAGGCTTTGTGTATTCCGACGGCTGGGTGCAGGACAGCCGCCTTGTGGTGCTGAATGCCATGGATGCCGCCGAACGTGGGGCAGATGTGCGCACACGCACACGCCTGATTGCCGCCAGCCGCGCCAACGGCGTATGGGAAGCCACGCTGGAAGACCGCGCAACCGGCAAAACTACAACCGTACGCGCCAAGGCGCTGGTTAATGCTGCTGGCCCATGGGTTGCACGCCTGCTGGCCGATACGCTGAAGATCCCGAACTCCAAATCGGTTCGGTTGGTCAAAGGTAGCCACATTATTGTGCCGCGCGTGTATGAAGGCCCGCAGGCTTACATCTTCCAGAACCCGGATAAGCGTATTGTGTTCGCCATTCCGTATGAACAGAAGTTCACGCTGATTGGCACCACCGATATTCCGTGGAAGCAGGAACCGGGCAAAGTGGAAATTGCGCCCGATGAAGTGACCTACCTGTGTGAAAGCGTAAACCGCTACCTGAACGTGCAGGTAAAAGAAAGCGATGTGGTGTGGAGCTACGCTGGCCTGCGCCCGCTGTATGATGATGCCTCTGCCAACGCTTCTGCCGTCACGCGTGATTACGTGCTGGATCTGGATACGCAGGATGGTGCGCCGCTGCTTTCCATCTTTGGTGGTAAGATCACCACTTACCGTAAGCTTGCCGAACACGCGCTGGAAAAACTGGCACCTGTTCTACCCGCAGTGGGCGGCCAGAGCTGGACTGCACAGGAAGTTCTGCCCGGCGGTGACTTGGGTGACGGTGGGTTTGATCAGGCTTTGGCACGCCTGCGCCGCACAGCACCATGGCTGCCGGAAGGTCTTGCATGGCGCCTGATGCGCAATTATGGCAGCCGGACCTACGAAATTATTGGTGAAGCCAATAGCATGCAGGATATGGGTGAAGTGCTGGGCGGTGACCTGACATCGCGTGAAGTGGATTATCTGATTTCTCGTGAATGGGCACGCACGGCCGAAGATGTTCTGTGGCGCCGCAGCAAGCTGGGCCTGCATCTGAACGATGCAGAAAAAGCCAATGTTGAAGCATATGTCGGGAAGAAACTTGCCTGA
- the glpK gene encoding glycerol kinase GlpK, whose amino-acid sequence MSKQDCVLAIDQGTTSTRSIVFDRDAQELAAAREEFAQHYPKAGWVEHCPEDIWKDVVSTARAALEKSGAADRVAGIGITNQRETIVVWERATGKPIHRAIVWQDRRTANVCQKLRDEGAETLVRERTGLLIDPYFSATKLAWLLDNVPQARERAEKGELAFGTIDSFILWRLTGGKVHATDVTNASRTMLFDIHRQQWDEDLLRLFRVPAALLPEVKDSSCIYGETVPELFGRPIPIAGIAGDQQAAVVGQACFTPGMAKATYGTGCFLLLNTGDKPVTSRNRMLTTIAYRINGKTTYALEGSIFVAGAAIKWLRDGLHLITHASQTDDMATRVPDSHGVYMVPGFVGLGAPHWDPDARGLICGLTLDSSAAHIARAALESVAYQTLDLVTAMMQDGGGTTDSIRVDGGMSANDWYCQFLADMLQAKVERPRNVETTALGAGFLAGIATGVWDSEQTVASEWARGALFEPKMENEQRRTMIAGWHQAVKRTLSTYTGG is encoded by the coding sequence ATGAGCAAGCAAGACTGTGTCCTGGCTATTGATCAGGGAACGACATCAACACGCAGCATTGTCTTTGATCGTGATGCGCAGGAACTCGCTGCCGCCAGAGAGGAGTTTGCACAGCATTACCCCAAGGCTGGTTGGGTGGAGCACTGCCCCGAAGATATCTGGAAAGATGTTGTAAGCACCGCGCGCGCAGCACTGGAAAAATCTGGCGCAGCAGACCGGGTGGCAGGCATTGGCATTACCAACCAGCGCGAAACCATTGTGGTGTGGGAACGCGCTACCGGCAAGCCTATCCATCGCGCTATTGTCTGGCAGGATCGGCGTACGGCCAATGTGTGCCAAAAGCTGCGGGATGAAGGTGCAGAAACACTGGTGCGTGAACGCACCGGCCTTTTGATTGACCCGTATTTTTCTGCCACCAAACTGGCATGGCTGCTGGATAACGTGCCTCAGGCCCGCGAGCGTGCAGAAAAGGGTGAACTGGCGTTTGGCACCATTGATTCCTTCATTCTGTGGCGTCTGACTGGCGGCAAGGTGCACGCAACGGATGTTACCAACGCATCTCGCACCATGCTGTTTGATATCCACCGCCAACAGTGGGATGAAGACCTTCTGCGTCTTTTCCGCGTACCTGCCGCACTTCTGCCAGAAGTGAAGGATAGCAGCTGCATTTATGGTGAAACCGTGCCGGAACTGTTCGGTCGGCCTATTCCCATTGCTGGCATTGCAGGGGATCAGCAGGCCGCTGTGGTAGGGCAGGCGTGTTTTACACCCGGCATGGCCAAGGCCACTTATGGAACGGGCTGCTTTTTGCTGCTGAATACGGGGGACAAACCCGTAACATCACGCAACCGCATGCTCACCACCATTGCCTACCGCATCAATGGCAAAACCACCTATGCGCTGGAAGGCTCCATCTTTGTGGCCGGTGCAGCCATCAAGTGGCTGCGTGATGGGTTGCATTTGATTACCCATGCCTCTCAAACCGATGATATGGCCACGCGCGTGCCAGACAGCCACGGCGTTTATATGGTGCCGGGTTTTGTAGGCCTTGGCGCCCCGCATTGGGACCCGGACGCACGCGGGCTTATCTGCGGCCTTACGCTGGATTCAAGTGCCGCGCATATTGCCCGCGCAGCTCTGGAATCCGTGGCGTATCAGACGCTCGATCTGGTAACCGCCATGATGCAGGATGGCGGTGGCACCACAGATAGCATTCGCGTAGATGGCGGCATGTCTGCCAATGACTGGTATTGCCAGTTTCTTGCAGACATGCTGCAGGCCAAGGTGGAACGCCCACGCAATGTGGAAACCACTGCTCTGGGCGCAGGCTTTCTGGCAGGCATTGCAACAGGTGTGTGGGATAGTGAGCAGACCGTGGCATCTGAATGGGCACGGGGCGCTCTGTTTGAACCCAAAATGGAAAATGAACAGCGCCGCACCATGATTGCCGGGTGGCATCAGGCTGTTAAGCGCACCCTCAGCACCTATACGGGGGGCTGA
- the recQ gene encoding DNA helicase RecQ, giving the protein MTETGSISTPSQFSHSRLERDRFAGKPPQEVLQAVFGFPGFRSLQAQAVECVMEGRDTLVLMPTGGGKSVCYQIPALCREGMGLVISPLIALMDDQVAGLRQLGINAAALHSELEGDEAAKIRSDLANGRIDLLYISPERLLSSGTLDRLVRIPLSVIAIDEAHCISAWGHEFRPEYRALTALPRHFPHVPRIALTATADERTREDILAALDMPHAEVLVSSFHRPNLNISVQPKASETRQLITALERHKDAASIVYCGSRARTERMAASLRERGWPALAYHAGLSPIEKRAALLRFRSGEPLVIVATIAFGMGIDRPDVRAVVHLDMPASPEAYYQQIGRAGRDGLPSDTLLLYGGEDMARARYWLDQSAAPESEKRIMRSRLEAMIALTETTSCRTRALLHCFGEELAEPCGHCDNCLHPVLTFDGTEAARKLLSAVYRTGQCFGALHVIGVLRGKTTEAITRNGHDKLTVWGIGKDKSEQFWRGVVRQLIARGALRTEGQYGGLILNQNVARPILRGEEEVHLRADPVVETTSRLSDRGSQSTGIALTEDSKALFDALRQWRREEAQEQEIPPYVIFHDSVLRDIAMEKPSDLDELGDIKGVGRSKLERYGEAVLEVLETAQA; this is encoded by the coding sequence ATGACAGAAACCGGCTCCATATCCACGCCCTCTCAGTTTTCACATAGCAGGCTGGAACGGGACCGGTTTGCTGGCAAACCGCCGCAGGAAGTCCTGCAGGCGGTTTTTGGCTTTCCGGGTTTTCGCAGCCTTCAGGCGCAAGCCGTTGAATGCGTTATGGAAGGCAGAGATACACTGGTGCTTATGCCAACCGGCGGCGGCAAAAGTGTCTGTTACCAAATCCCCGCCCTCTGCCGGGAAGGCATGGGGCTGGTTATTTCCCCCCTTATTGCTTTGATGGATGATCAGGTTGCGGGCCTGCGCCAGCTTGGCATTAACGCGGCGGCTCTCCACTCTGAACTGGAAGGGGATGAAGCCGCCAAAATCCGTTCAGATCTGGCAAACGGGCGGATAGACCTGCTGTATATTTCCCCAGAACGGCTGCTTTCATCCGGCACGCTGGACCGGCTGGTGCGCATACCGCTTTCGGTTATTGCTATTGATGAAGCCCATTGTATTTCAGCTTGGGGGCATGAGTTCCGGCCAGAATACCGCGCACTTACAGCATTGCCGCGGCATTTCCCGCATGTACCGCGTATTGCCCTTACTGCCACAGCAGATGAACGTACGCGCGAAGATATTCTGGCGGCGCTGGATATGCCGCATGCCGAAGTGCTGGTTTCCAGTTTTCATCGGCCTAATCTCAACATTTCCGTACAGCCCAAAGCGTCTGAAACGCGCCAGCTTATTACGGCGTTGGAGCGGCATAAGGATGCAGCCAGTATTGTGTATTGCGGCAGCCGTGCGCGTACAGAGCGCATGGCCGCTTCTCTGCGTGAACGTGGATGGCCAGCGCTGGCGTATCATGCCGGACTTTCCCCTATAGAAAAACGCGCCGCATTGCTGCGTTTTCGTTCTGGTGAACCCCTTGTTATTGTGGCCACCATTGCCTTTGGCATGGGTATAGACAGGCCCGACGTACGTGCCGTTGTGCATCTGGATATGCCAGCCTCGCCCGAAGCCTATTACCAGCAAATTGGCCGAGCAGGGCGCGATGGCCTACCATCAGACACACTCCTGCTTTACGGCGGGGAGGACATGGCCCGTGCACGTTACTGGCTGGATCAATCTGCTGCACCAGAGAGCGAAAAGCGGATTATGCGCAGCCGGTTGGAAGCCATGATTGCGCTGACTGAAACCACAAGCTGCCGCACCCGCGCCTTACTGCACTGTTTTGGTGAAGAGCTGGCCGAACCCTGTGGCCATTGCGATAACTGCCTGCACCCGGTGCTGACATTTGATGGCACCGAAGCCGCACGCAAGTTGCTTTCTGCCGTGTATCGCACAGGGCAATGCTTTGGCGCGCTACATGTTATCGGTGTATTGCGCGGCAAAACCACAGAAGCCATTACGCGGAATGGGCATGACAAGCTGACCGTGTGGGGCATTGGCAAGGATAAAAGCGAGCAATTCTGGCGCGGCGTGGTGCGCCAGCTTATAGCCCGTGGCGCCTTGCGCACAGAAGGCCAGTACGGCGGCCTGATTTTGAACCAGAATGTAGCCCGGCCCATTTTGCGCGGAGAAGAAGAAGTTCACTTACGGGCAGACCCTGTTGTGGAAACAACCAGCCGGTTATCAGACCGCGGCAGCCAAAGCACAGGCATAGCCCTTACAGAAGATAGCAAAGCGCTGTTTGATGCCTTGCGCCAATGGCGCCGGGAAGAAGCGCAAGAGCAGGAGATTCCACCTTACGTTATCTTCCATGATTCCGTGCTACGCGATATCGCCATGGAAAAACCCTCAGATCTGGATGAACTGGGCGATATCAAAGGGGTAGGGCGCTCCAAGCTGGAACGGTACGGAGAAGCCGTGCTGGAGGTTCTTGAAACAGCGCAGGCATGA
- a CDS encoding OmpA family protein, which translates to MRRLLPVAGLCLLAACAGNAPRKYVVFFSARSTELDDNARNVLLQVADESRKHPSRIVKVEGYAHAGHDLSADALLAIQRAKAVAQQLSEDGVAGDHIVQTPRAPSSSEGMQVGSRRVEIELANP; encoded by the coding sequence ATGCGCCGCTTGCTTCCTGTTGCTGGTCTCTGCCTTTTGGCTGCCTGTGCTGGCAATGCACCACGCAAATACGTGGTTTTCTTTTCCGCTCGGTCAACAGAGCTGGATGACAATGCTCGCAATGTCCTGTTGCAGGTGGCGGACGAATCCAGAAAGCATCCTTCCCGCATTGTAAAAGTGGAAGGTTATGCACACGCAGGACATGATCTTTCTGCCGATGCTCTTCTGGCCATTCAGCGCGCCAAGGCTGTTGCCCAGCAGCTGAGCGAAGATGGCGTGGCGGGTGATCATATCGTCCAGACCCCACGCGCACCTTCCAGCAGCGAAGGCATGCAGGTTGGCTCCCGCCGCGTGGAGATTGAACTGGCCAACCCCTGA
- the nrdR gene encoding transcriptional regulator NrdR, with the protein MRCPFCGNPDSQVKDSRPNEEGLAIRRRRACLSCGQRFTTVERVQLRELVVVKNDGRRAPFDREKIARSIRIALRKRPVSEEQIEQIVTGIVRQLEGNGETEVTSTRIGELAMDALKEVDGVGYVRFASVYRDFTEAKDFSEILNLMEIGGAPAPGKD; encoded by the coding sequence ATGCGTTGCCCTTTTTGCGGGAACCCAGATAGTCAGGTCAAGGACAGTCGCCCCAATGAGGAAGGACTGGCCATTCGGCGGCGGCGTGCATGCCTGTCCTGCGGGCAGCGTTTTACCACAGTAGAACGCGTGCAACTGCGCGAACTGGTTGTGGTGAAAAACGATGGCCGGCGCGCGCCCTTTGACCGGGAAAAAATTGCACGCTCCATCCGCATTGCCCTGCGCAAACGCCCTGTTTCGGAAGAACAGATTGAGCAGATTGTAACTGGCATTGTGCGCCAGCTTGAAGGGAATGGGGAAACCGAGGTGACATCCACCCGCATAGGGGAACTGGCAATGGATGCCCTTAAGGAAGTGGATGGCGTTGGATATGTGCGGTTTGCAAGCGTGTACCGCGATTTTACGGAAGCCAAGGATTTTTCGGAAATTCTGAACCTTATGGAAATAGGTGGCGCCCCAGCCCCCGGAAAAGACTAG
- a CDS encoding DeoR/GlpR family DNA-binding transcription regulator: protein MTQAVQQRRFRILKLVQQHGYATSEDLARELNVTVQTVRRDVNTMAAQGLLARHHGGASSLSPSENISYSDRQILNLREKEAIGRNAAQAIPNGASLFINIGTTTEAFAQSLRTHKALRVITNNIHVATLLAPAPECSLIITGGHVRLRDGGIVGPTAAAMIEQYRADFGVIGISGIDEDGTLLDFDADEINAAQAILRNARTVFLLADHTKFRRRPMARVGHITQVNAFYTDQPPPAGIRALLKEHGVKLHIAQP from the coding sequence ATGACACAGGCAGTGCAACAACGTCGGTTTCGTATTCTCAAGCTGGTGCAGCAACATGGCTACGCAACCAGTGAAGATCTGGCGCGTGAGCTCAATGTTACGGTGCAAACCGTGCGGCGAGACGTCAATACCATGGCGGCGCAAGGGCTTTTAGCGCGGCATCATGGCGGGGCCAGTTCCCTTTCACCTTCAGAAAACATTTCCTATTCCGATCGGCAAATCCTGAACCTGCGCGAAAAGGAAGCTATTGGGCGCAATGCCGCACAGGCTATTCCCAATGGGGCATCGCTTTTCATCAACATCGGCACCACCACAGAAGCCTTTGCCCAGTCTCTCCGCACCCATAAGGCGCTGCGGGTTATTACCAACAATATTCATGTTGCTACACTTCTGGCCCCAGCTCCTGAATGTAGCCTGATTATTACGGGTGGCCATGTGCGCCTGCGTGATGGTGGCATAGTTGGCCCCACAGCCGCCGCCATGATTGAGCAATACCGGGCAGATTTTGGTGTAATCGGCATTAGCGGCATAGATGAAGACGGCACATTGCTGGATTTTGATGCCGATGAAATTAACGCCGCGCAGGCGATCCTACGCAATGCGCGCACTGTTTTTTTATTGGCAGATCATACCAAATTCCGCCGCAGACCCATGGCACGGGTTGGGCATATTACACAGGTTAACGCGTTTTATACCGATCAACCGCCACCTGCGGGCATTCGCGCTCTGCTAAAAGAGCACGGTGTAAAGCTGCATATTGCCCAGCCGTGA
- a CDS encoding copper chaperone PCu(A)C, which produces MKRSHFAVLFCAALSCLPYAAPQAWADNQPPLPVLPDQADAQKDISIFNTSLHLAPEGEPATVYFSLSNSSETAHLLTGVSSPVCQKLVGHHADQESTGGTRVLFTHLALPGNSTLVFPPGGYHLLCFGLSNNVHANQNVQFTFTFMGGSSKTVSIPVQDAGTDAESDHKPD; this is translated from the coding sequence ATGAAACGCAGCCATTTTGCTGTTCTATTCTGTGCAGCTCTTTCTTGTTTACCCTATGCCGCACCACAGGCTTGGGCCGATAATCAGCCTCCCCTGCCCGTTTTGCCCGATCAGGCGGATGCGCAAAAAGATATTAGCATATTTAACACATCACTGCATCTGGCACCGGAAGGAGAGCCAGCAACGGTGTATTTCTCTTTGTCCAATTCCAGTGAAACAGCACATCTGCTTACGGGTGTAAGCTCTCCTGTTTGTCAGAAACTGGTTGGGCATCATGCTGATCAGGAAAGCACAGGTGGCACTCGGGTGCTGTTTACCCACCTTGCCCTACCCGGCAATTCTACACTGGTGTTTCCGCCGGGCGGTTACCACCTGCTCTGCTTTGGCCTTTCCAATAACGTGCATGCCAATCAGAACGTGCAGTTTACATTCACATTTATGGGCGGGTCTTCAAAAACTGTTTCTATCCCTGTGCAGGATGCAGGCACAGATGCAGAAAGTGACCACAAGCCAGACTGA
- a CDS encoding MIP/aquaporin family protein, with amino-acid sequence MRKVMEKTGKALLGEMIAECLAVMIIVTIGDSVAAMFSLYDPSPYKQAYWGVAITWGLAVTLAIYVTGSVSGTHANPAVTLALACYRGFSWKKVVPYWVAQIGGGFLGASLVYALYGSVIQHYALANHLDWVNDGAASGVFFTHPGDFVTPLHAMMNEVILTAILVLGIFAITCEYNTVAPQANSGALIIGLLVAILGASSGFLEGWALNPARDLGPRIFCFVAGWGRAAFPSPGNYWWMPIAGPMVGGLVGATLYQTLLRPFMPARARVTTTAAD; translated from the coding sequence ATGAGGAAGGTCATGGAAAAAACAGGAAAAGCCCTGCTAGGGGAAATGATAGCCGAATGTCTGGCTGTTATGATTATTGTGACTATTGGGGATTCAGTGGCAGCAATGTTCTCGCTGTATGATCCCAGCCCCTACAAGCAGGCTTACTGGGGTGTTGCCATTACATGGGGGCTGGCCGTTACGCTGGCCATCTATGTAACTGGCTCTGTATCTGGCACGCATGCCAACCCGGCCGTTACGCTGGCCTTGGCATGCTACCGTGGATTTTCCTGGAAAAAAGTAGTGCCTTACTGGGTGGCACAAATTGGCGGCGGCTTTTTAGGGGCCTCGCTTGTGTATGCCCTCTATGGCTCTGTCATCCAGCATTACGCGCTCGCCAATCATCTGGACTGGGTGAATGATGGCGCGGCTTCTGGCGTTTTCTTTACCCATCCCGGTGATTTTGTAACCCCACTTCATGCCATGATGAATGAGGTTATCCTGACCGCCATTTTGGTGCTGGGTATTTTTGCCATTACCTGTGAATACAATACCGTGGCCCCACAAGCCAATTCTGGCGCGCTGATTATTGGCCTGCTGGTGGCCATTCTGGGCGCATCTTCCGGCTTTCTGGAAGGGTGGGCGCTTAACCCTGCGCGTGATCTTGGGCCGCGCATTTTCTGTTTTGTTGCAGGATGGGGACGTGCCGCGTTTCCTTCCCCCGGCAATTATTGGTGGATGCCTATTGCTGGCCCCATGGTGGGCGGTTTAGTGGGTGCCACACTTTACCAGACACTTCTCCGCCCATTTATGCCCGCACGGGCCCGGGTGACCACGACGGCGGCCGACTGA